Part of the Deltaproteobacteria bacterium genome is shown below.
CCAGGCGCATAAACGCGGTGTGCGACCGGGCCTTTCTGGCCGCCTATTCCAGGAACCGCGACAAGGTGAACGGGGGCCTCATAAGGGAGGCCGCCCGCGAGGTTGGGGCGACCGGAGTTTCATCCGCCCCTGCAGCGGGCTGGCGTTTTTCATTCACCCTGGCGGCGGCCCTGGTTCTGGCCCTGGCCCTGAGCTTCGGCCTGGGCATCTGGGCCAGGGGGCGGACTGACGGGCAGGCGATTCCGGCCCCTTCCGCAAGGGCTGCGGCTCCCGCCCTGCAAGCTCCGTCACCTTCGGCAGGGGCGCTTCCCGCGAGCCCTCAAGCAGCGAGTACGGCGAACGAAAGCGCAACCGGGGCGGAAAAGCCAGCCAGCGCCCCTGCGCAGAAGGCTTCTGCCTCCTGGCTTTTGAACAACGCCCAAAGTCTGGACCTTCTCTACAAGGCGGATAGCGGCCCCCAGGCTGCATCAAAGGCCGGGCTTTTCTCATTCAACCTGGACATCTCCCGCGCCCGGAGGCTTAAAAGGCCCTTCCGGGCCGCCCTTTCTGGCATGGAAGGGACTGGTGAGGGATTCGCCGTCGTAACCGGGGCCACGCCCACCGGCTTTTCGGTCCTTTCCGCCGACGGCAGCCCGACAGCGGCGGAAACCGCCGACCTTGCCCGGTACTGGACCGGGGCCCTGGTCTGGTTGGTTCCCGAAGGCCTGCCGGGCGCGCCTGTCCAGGCCGGAAGCAGGGGGCCGGAAGTCACGCGGCTGCAGCAATCCCTGGCCCTGGCCGGTTACGAGGTGGCTGCCGACGGCCTTTACGGAAGGCGCACCGGCGAGGCCGTCAGGCGTTTCCAGGCGGATTTCGGCATAAGCCCCGACGGAACCGCCGGTTACGACACCCTAAGGGTCCTTAGCAAGGTTTCGGGCGCGGAATAAAAACGGGCATGGGAGTAGCGCACCAATGAA
Proteins encoded:
- a CDS encoding AAA family ATPase, yielding MYYSRFGLSENPFGATPNPRYLYFSRGHREAMDHLIYGIRERKGFIMITGGVGTGKTTLLRSLLSDADDTMKTALILNPFLAEDDLLPAVCAEFGIPAPEDGSRRAWLSALNDFLITTHAGGRTAVLLLDEAQNLSREVLEEARILSNLETDREKLLQIVLTGQEELVHLLARPELRQLNERVVVRYHLGPLDSEDLRAYVQHRMAVAGNRGGVPFSRDAWKALHSVSAGIPRRINAVCDRAFLAAYSRNRDKVNGGLIREAAREVGATGVSSAPAAGWRFSFTLAAALVLALALSFGLGIWARGRTDGQAIPAPSARAAAPALQAPSPSAGALPASPQAASTANESATGAEKPASAPAQKASASWLLNNAQSLDLLYKADSGPQAASKAGLFSFNLDISRARRLKRPFRAALSGMEGTGEGFAVVTGATPTGFSVLSADGSPTAAETADLARYWTGALVWLVPEGLPGAPVQAGSRGPEVTRLQQSLALAGYEVAADGLYGRRTGEAVRRFQADFGISPDGTAGYDTLRVLSKVSGAE